The window ATTTCATATATCATAGAACGACTTAGTGAGTTTATGGCAATGCCTTTGGCATAGTAGACTTGGATATAGCAGTATTGACCTTGGAGTTCATTTAAATAATTGGGAATATCCTTATATTGAATTTTCTTAGAATGCTTGAAAATTGTTCTTGTTATCTGCTAGGTTATTCAGCTAATGGCTCTTATTCATCTTATTATATTgtgaatgattttaaatcttcCCTATGTTTTATGAATTGCTTCTTGCTATCAATGTGActttttttgtattaaaaatGTGCTGTATTTTGCTATGTAAGACTCAAGTTGTAGCTTTATGCTATTTCCTCTATCTGTTAGTTTTTACTGTACTGCTCTTGCTGCATTGAGTGTGATCTTCGACAAATATTACACAACTGATACACGGATATTATCTGTTTTTTTTGTTGCATTCTCCCCCTTTTATGTTCCAGCGCAGTATCACTTGTTTCGTTTCTTAAAATTTCATTGAATAATGTAGTCATCACTAATGTGGGGTTATATGTCTTGCAGTGGACATTCCATCCTTTCATCTGCAAGAGCAAAAAGATCTACACTGTTCTGATATGGTGCAGGGTTCTAGCATTTTTAGTTGTAAGTACCATTACTAGTGATGTCCCATTTCTTAATGAAATTGCAATTGAAATTATCTGTAAAGCAGCATCATTTGGAGATGACAAACTAGAAATTTTGCAATTGTTAGGCTAGAGTATATGTTGGCACTGTTATTGAAATGTGGAGTGTATTCCTTCCCagttaaatatatttaaatctGAACAAGTCTTCTACATGGGGTTCCAATATATATAAATGTGGGAGTTTATCATTTGCAGCATAACGTTAACATCACTAATATTGTTATGCTGTTCTTTGGAGTTCCAATTTTCAGTTTTGGTGAATCAATTGTTTATCGTGGTATAGATCCTGTGAGGAATTAGGATCATATCTTGAGAATCTAGTTATTGCTGAGTTGTTCTAACAGTTTGTTACCTTTGCTTTGGTTACTTCAGGCTTCTCAATTTCTTCGTATCATCACGTTTTATTCTACACAGCTTCCGGGCCCAAATTATCACTGCCGTGAGGTATGGTTAGCTTACCCTTTCTTATATATTGCTTTCCATATGAACTCTTAAATTTTTAGCTTGTTTGTTAAGTttcgaaaaataaaaagttttatGATTTTGCAGGGCTCAAAACGTGCTAGGCTACCACGTCCTGAAAGTGTGTTGGAGGTGCTGGTAATTGATTGTGAGTGTCTTTGCATCTTACCGCAGCAGTTTCTTTATTCTTTATCAATAGCCTTTTGTGCTAATTAATTTGTTTAACCCTGCAGTTCGGGGAATAGTATATGGTTGTGGTGATTTGATATTTTCATCTCACATGATATTTACCCTGGTGTTTGTCCTAACGTACCAGAAATACGGATCACAAAGGTAACATACACCTCTTTCTTGATGTGTGCGTCtgtttattttcttctttaatgcTCTAAGTTTATAGAAACATAAGTACGGTATCATGAACCCATTACATTATGGAAAGCCAATTGCCAAAAATGGATTGGATGGGTTCAGTTCTGCAGTGAGCAAATTTATAGAATTTGTGGCACGGTTATATCTTGTATTTTGCTCAAATATGCATCCTCCCTCTTTTTTGGCGTTGTTTATTTACAACTTGTGATATGGAGTAATTTCAATTATCGTTGACAGGTTTATAAAGCAGTTAGGTTGGTTGGTGGCTGTGGTTCAGAGCCTTTTAATTGTAGCATCCCGCAAACATTATACAGTCGACGTTGTTGTTGCGTGGTAAGTAGTAGCTACACATCTTTGCATTTAGTATTCCTTGAGAATTCTTGTTCAGATTGTTGATTTAGTCCGGTAAAATACTTATGCAGGTATACTGTCAATTTAGTAGTATTCTTTATAGACAAGAAATTACCAGGTCAGAACGTTTTCGCAATTTATATTCTTATTTTCACCGTTGGCAACAATTGAGTTGGAAAAACTGAGTTTTAAGTTGTGAACTTGCAGAACTCCCCGACCGCTCCACTGGAGCCACATCGCTAATGTTGCCATTGAGCAACAAAGACAGAGACTCAAAAAACAAAGAAGAGAATCACAAGCTCATCAATGGGAATGCTGGAGACCCTGCAGATTGGGGGGTATGTAGTTATCTCTCAAGAAAGAGTTCATTCGTAATTTCCGATGTTGATTTTCTTAATCTTGTTTATCTGTGGTGCAGAGGCCGAGAAGTCAAGTGAATGGAAAGATTGTAGAAGATCCGAAAACAGTTAATGGAGATAGTGATGCGATGAACGGAGTGTAGATGAAATCGGTTAGCCGAGAAGACTACTGCAATCATATGTTGAGAGTGAAATCTAATGTGGAAAATGGTGGTAAAATTGATTTGTAAtcgtaaagaaaatgaaaatatgGGCAGCAGATATGTACATTTTGCAGTGTTTGCTTCTCTTGAAACAATAACATTTCCTTCAACTGTGAAACTCCCATTTCTCTTTGCTTACAGGGTGAAGCCCAAGGCTGTTCACATCCTATAATTTATGGTTTCTTTTCTAGTTTCTTTTTGATCTAACTATCCGGTATCTTAGGTCGACAATTGAAACGAAGTAATCGATATTTGATCCGAGGATAAAAACATTGATTAAAGCAGAAAGAGGCAAAGGTGCATTTGAAATTCTCTAAAATTGGGACCCAAAAGCAATGACAGCTAATAAAATAATAGATGttacaaaaagaataaagaaagtggGAGCAAATGAAATCATTTgcatgtgattttgatttgtCATGTTTGATTAAAAAGGGATTTTCTTGAACCACATGGTTGGTTGATGCTTCTATTTATCTACACAGCTCATGCCATGCTTCCTTCATTCTGCAATTATTACCAATCACGCCACATGCTATGCCGTGCTTCACAATAGTGCCACCATCCCATCTTCACCCAACATCAACTGGaacaaaaatgttttttttttttcttttccaaatgGATTTCAGAACATCCGTTCATATTTAGTTGACATTATTTCAGATTgtattcatttttattacgaGATTTAGAGCTGTGTTCTATCTTCTTTATTAAGCGTTTAGCGAATCCGGATGTCTATACTCTAGCAAAAGCAGTCAATTTTATGTCTGTTCAGGATGAGTGGGCATATCCACCACCATTTCCTAGCAATATTCTTCCATTTGTTTTAAGTAAATAAAACTTGACATTATTTCAAAAAGTAAATAAGTTTGTGGTTTTATCTATTAATAAAACAGTATTTTAAATTTCACTGTTATGTTCTGATGACAACCAAAGCTACATATCAATAAAACATAGTCCTCCAAAATCAAAACCATAAATTATACAATGGAtgttaaaattagtactttaAACTTACCAATTTcgcttatttattttttcttaattgctctctttttcttgtttgttaaCAGATGTTCACAATAGTATCATATACAAATCTTATGATATGCTTTATTAGGTTGAGAAACAGCTCTCGTTCTCTATTTCGGTAATCAAATTAGATTTAGGTTGATATGACAACTATAGTTGTCAAATAAAATACTTTAACCGTGAAACTGATTGCTTTTACCAGTTTAAAAACTGTTTTGAGGGTTATAATGAGGTAGTAGAGGAAGCCTCTACCAAAGTTttgaaagtttttgaaaaaatatatgacTTTAAAACTGAACTGAAAATCTCCACTACACAAATACATTGGATATAAGGGAGTCTTAAGAAGCAATATGCTCATCTTTTGATTTGTAGGAAGTAGATGAATTTAGAAAGATTTTAGCTAGGCATAAAAGTTTGAAGAACATTTATCGTTCTTTTCGGAAAAAGCTTCGTACAATTAAAGCCACTTTAGATAGTTAAAACTGAAGTCGTTTGTTTTCAATTTGTTATTAAACAATAGTAGTACTTGACAATTTTGATGTTTTTTAGTTGGATTTGTTCAGATCATTTTTTagcataattaattaacttCCATACATTAATGCTTTAATTGTACATGGAATGCATTCTGAACATGTTGTTCGAcattttacatattaattttgATGGGTTGACATTTTTATACATTTCATGTCCAATAatgagactttttttttttcactcaaGTGATGAGCCGTTAAAACTACAGTATCAtaattttaaatgggtttaGTTTTACCTTCCAttaatttactttgttttttctaatgagcttattttatcaaaattcatcaccatccaacgatggaaaaaacaaagtaagacttactttgtcaaaaacaataACCTAACCAGTATAATTATAACTAATAAAAGTTCAAAATATTTGGAGCCTCATAAtacttttttttctcatttaagtaATTGACAAAGTTAAGAAAGCTATGAAGTTGGACTTGGTCCATTAGTCAATCATTTATTggtcaaatttaattttaaattcttTGAACTGGTGTATTTGACTTTAGGAAGTGGAATTCAAGCTATAATTCTCTTTAATTACTATCTCAGTTTTATATTCtaaaattattttcattatacatatcattttatatgatcactATATGTTAAATCATCTTTTTTTCCTgagtttataaaaattaattagaataatagacttattataaaataaataaatagtggaatcaataaataagggccaacaatgtcttttttttaatatccttaatttctatgcAACTTTCTAAaacgacatgtaatatgaaacggatggagtattatttttttacgTTATTTTCATACTGGAATTAAAGTTGAATATtcttaaatttgataaaatatttggaATTACATAgcacaatatattttttaattttttaattgttttttacatgtgtatatatatatttgtgatttgcTACTAATTGGTACATATGCagtgaaaatgataaaattaatgACTGAGAAGATACAATTCAATAAAACTTATCAATGCTAAGAGTAAAATTGGTATTGGTTGCCGATGTTAGAGGTAAAGTTGcttcattttagatgttagaaataaaattactcttgattgttaacgttagagatatttttgtACCGTATCCATGAAAACTAAGAGAGGTAGGATTGGCAACTGACAAGAAATTTTTTGTCCACATCGAAAAAGGgaattccaaaaataaaataaaatgagacaCGGATAAAAAAACTTTTTCACCCGCGAAGTTAGGATGGAGACAGGGATAGAAAATGTCATCATTGTTATTCCCGCGAGATAGGAATAGAAAGAGATTATACGACAGGAACAGAAGAACCATTCCGCTCCATTTACAATCCTAGACAGAGAAATGAATTGGTGCATGGTGACACTATGATTAAGATTAGGATCAAATTTaagtaaatttttaaaattgaaagGTCTTATATGTATGTGGTGATGATGATAATTGAAGCAAGCATGTCTAATTGATAATGATGTCTTACAGAAGGGGTCATGTTGATCCCTAAAAGGGTGCTATAAATCATCCCACCACCCAAATCTCCATTATATATGTTTCCTTTCCTCCATTCACCTCACCTCACctgcttaattaattaatttaccaCTTCTTTTTCTTCATTCTCAATGTTTTCAATAGTAAGCTATAGTAAAAGAGAGGTTTAAAGCAACTTATAGTTCAAGATAATTATGAAATTCAACCCTCTCCTTTATAATTATAGATTTCTATTTGGAAGGGAATTTCATTCAATTTCTAATTACATATTTAAGACTGTGTTTTAATTGATACTTAACACCtgtattaatttatatatttaaatataattttacatgattttttttatgtccATGTAAAGTACTTGGACTCCTTtctcatttaaaataaaattttggtttttttttttatatttccaatTCGATTTAAATAAACATTCTATGTTCGATTATTTTATATTTCCAATtgatttgattaatattttatatagtGCAAGATCCACAAAGAGAAGAAAAAGACTATAAAAAGCAATAAAAGATATAAATACAACAAATATAGAAATCATATCATTCTCCTAAGTCGAATTCCGTTGAAAAACCGCTGTAATTCATGCTTCATCATTTAGGCTTTTCTGGACATTCAGATCTTAGACCTTTCTGTTTTTGCAACCACATAAGATGAACCTTATCTGCTCTTGCTAAGAccaaaaaagaataaaagaaagaagtatAGCTAACATGTATAGATCTGacagaaaaagaaatttaaaaaggTATATAGACTTCAAACTAACAAGAAAAAGTAAATctgaaactaaaaaaaaaagactaaaaCATAAAAAGGAGAAAGACAAGTTTCCATCTTCCTTCTCTAAATAGACCTGAAAAAGTGATGGTGGCAGTAATAACGGGATCTGATAAGAAAAAAGAGCAAATGAGAAGAAAAAAGTAAGAGgaacctctctctctctctctacaagTTTTCTCCCTAAGTCTTCACGGAATAGAAACAATCttaaagttttatttactaGCAATAAAAATTCTACAATCTTcgatgggttaaggtgcaaaaatacccctaacgttttgggtcaggagcaattcaAAACTATCCTATATCCCGAACTCTAGTACCATGCATCCATAGGTTCGCCACTACTGCATTCTCCCAACCAAACCAAGAACTCTATGGAACTTAACGAAGAAGTTTTCACTTTTACCAAGTCAAGGATCATCCCAAATACGGACCATCTCCCCATTACCAATACTTCACCTCAAACCTAATGAAAGGACATCTCGAGAACACAACAGACTCCTCTAAACATATCTAGGATTAATGTCTATTTTGGAGAAAAGAAAATCATCATGTGggtaatatttagctttaaAAATCCTACTCATCAAAATATGTGGTTGATTAATGAACTTGCATCATTACTTGCCAAGGAGAAAGATATTAAAATCATGAAGATCTCGATACCCCAAGCCTCCATTTTCCTTTCTAGTATAAAGCTTACACCAATTAAACTAATGGATATTTTGTTTTCCATTTTCCTTCGTACCACACCAAAACGAACTCATCTTATTCTCAAAATTCTCACAAATGGACCTCGAAATGAGAAAAGTACTCATATAAAAGTGGGTAATGCCTGAGCAACAAATTTCAATAAAACATCTTTCCCTACATTAGATAAGAATTTAAAGCTCCAACTCCTAAACCTCTTTCTCAATCTCTaattgagaaaattaaaaatggaTCGTTTTGATCCAATCAGGGATGGCAACCCTAAACACCTTCAAATATCAAGAGGGGAACTAACTCTCAAAGGAGAACAAATATCGGTGCTGACACATTAAGACTGAAAATGATACCCGTTTTAAGAAGATTAATGGCTTGCCTTAATGTTTTCTCATACTCAGCCAAAATATTCACAACATTCTGACATTCCTCCATAGACGCATTTaaaaataagaaactatcaTTAGCAAACAGCAAGTGAGAGACATTAGGTGCTCACCGCGAGATATTGCAGCCGTGAACAGGGCCGAATCCAGGATTTCTCCCCCATGGGGGCAACAATacgactaaaataatttttatgcaaaaaataataattatagaaaacTAGGGATCAAAActcaagttcaagtaaaatagtagcagaaatatcaaatcaaaattcaagtaggAGCAAAAAAATACCAAAGCAGAGAGGATCTAGATGGAGTGCTGGACCAACGATCCAATTACGGAGGGATTGGCTGtcgattttgatttaatcttacTTAGGATTAGAGATTTCAATTTAGacttaagaagaaagaggaattgaggaagaagaactaaatAGATTAAAGAGAGTAAGAGAGACTGATGGTTTGTTTTAGAACTTTTTTTTTGGCAGGGGTTAGAacctatttagttttacatttaaatatttactttttatttttgttgtaaataaaacgacatagttctaattaaataaaacgatgTTGTTTTGATTTaaaacagaattaaaaaaataaaaataaaatcttaaatttaaaatcattcttcatcctcaattataaAACCAATAAACCCTAAACCTGAGGGGGGCAAAgcactaaaacttcaaaattaatacctggattttaaaaaaaatacaaatgtcaGTGGGGGCAACTGCCCCCACTGCCCCCATGCTGGATTCCCCCCTGGCCGTGAAGCATGCCCCTCCTTTCAGCATTGAGAATAAGTTCAGATAAAACTTCAGAACAAAAGATAAACATATAATAAGGTGACAAAAGGGTCTCCTTTGCGAAACCTTCTGCTAAGGGTGACGTGACCCACAAGATGACCATTAACTGAAACCATATACGATAAAGAAGTAACACAAAACATAATCCAAGAAATCCATTGCTGATTAAAACCTATAGGAAGCAAGACACCCTACAAAAAATTCCAATCCACCCTATTATAGACTTTACTAATATCATTCTTTAAAGTAACATTACGACATAAGCTTTTATTCTTTCTCTTCATATAGTGTAAGGATTCGAAAGCAATCTGAATACTATTAATGAGAGATCTAACTTGACACAAACATATTTTGACTTTTATGAATAATATTAGGCAATATAGAAATAAAGACAATAATAGTATTAAGGTCGGCAGATAAATCATTACAACTCAAGCAACCTAGAAAGGCTTGAAATAGAATATCATTagtgttaaaaaaaatgaatggatAAGAAAAAATGTCACTGAATTggattataatatatttaaaaggcTAATTAGGTAATGTAATTCAAACTTGACATGACCTTTGAAAATGAGAATAAATAATTCATAATTATTGCACTATATTAGCATTTATTAGttataaacaaaaattaatGATGTTAGAGTCAATTCAGAATTGGATtaagaaaataacaaaaaaaattaatgggtaattaatttattagtccacgTATTAGttcctgtattttaaaaaacacatagtaaagtctctaacctttttttcaatgaactgtttagtccttttgtctgtttgttagattttttaccgtttatgaattcggaaatggctaaattactctttactatttaccttcaaatttcAGAAGAGAAAAtctaatttagaagaagaagcttttTGTATGGGGAACAAGAGAAaaaacagacccaatgcttacgaatttaaacgattaagaagaaaattaagaagaaGAATACTCAAAGCTGATTTCAGATGcagtagagtttaaaggaagagaaaataacggaaaagaagaacgtaaatccaaattgactgacagaatcttcatgagagtctaacggcagagactaaacagttcactgagaaaaacattagggactaaatagttcatcaagaaaaaggttaaggactttaccgtgtgttttttaaaataaagggactaaacagtgtgttttgtcaaaatatagggactaataaattaattacccaaaattaattaattttaacatGACAACTAACTACTCTCAACTAACAACTCAAAAAGGCAACAAAAGACATCTTTTCTGGATTTATACAAAAAGCCAATCTTTCAAGCTTATTACTAAAAATGGTagtattaattaatttcatataaAATGCTTGAATTTTGACTGATACGTCAACGTTTTCGTTTACCCGTAGAATACAATATACGACCGTTAATTTTTATCAATTTGCCGCCGAGCTTACGATACGACGTAAAtctgaaattataaaaatgaaaaagagagaaaggagAATGATGAAACATCGTTGAAAAAGGAGATTGAAAAAAGGAAGTTCCTTTTGCAGCCCAAAAGCGTGAATTAGATTAACCATTTTCTCAATTTCATCTTCTATACATTCCCACCAAACATGGAACATAAATCTCTCTGAAATTCCCTCTCTtcccttctcatttctctctttttctttctatatatatttcaatggGAGCTCGCTGCTCCAAATTCTCACTCTGTTGGTTTCACCCTCATCTCAAATCTTCTGTTCTTGAAGCTTCCGATCTGGGTAATTAATGCCTCCTCTTTTCTCacttttgattttattaattttggagTGGGGATTTAATGGGGTTTTTTCAATTGCAGAGAATGGAGGCAAAAATGAGAAAGAGATATGGCCGAGTTTCACTGAGTTCAGCTTGGACCAACTGAAAGCTTCCACCAGTGGTTTCTCTTCCGATAATATTGTATCGGAGCACGGTGAGAAGGCTCCTAATGTTGTTTACAAAGGGAAGCTGGATAATGACCGTTGGATTGCTGTTAAGCGATTTAACAGAATGGCGTGGCCGGATTCTCGCCAATTTCTTGTGAGTTCAACTAAACTCAGTGTTGTTGTTCTGGATAATGACCCTTAATGGCTTAATGTTGAGTGAATCGGTTGATTTGAAATGTTATTTAGGAGGAAGCAAGATCGGTGGGGACTCTGAGGAGTGAGCGATTGGCGAATTTGATTGGATTTTGCTGTCAAGGCGATGAGAGATTGCTGGTAGCTGAATTTATGCCTCATGAAACTCTTGCTAAGCATCTATTTCACTGTTagtatattattttctattttcaatTGGTAAGAAAATTAAAGGAGATGCTGGGCTTTGAATTTCTTAATGGGGTTTGAGTTTAATTCAGGGGACAGCCAGCCTATGAAATGGGCAATGAGATTGAGGGTAGCTCTGTATTTGGGGGAAGCTCTGGAATATTGTAGCAGCAAAGGAAGGGCTTTGTATCATGATCTCAATGCCTACAGAGTCTTATTTGATAAGGTAAAACCTCGGTTGTATTGTAACAGCTTGGCcgaataccatgtagatattgttcaTTTTGGCTCAAATATCGCCTTTCctttagggccgctccttgacAGTATCCCTTCATTAGCAGCATTGTGTCTTATGTCCATCCATTGCGATTTCTGGCTCAATTTTTCGGTTTTTGCATGTTCGCAGGATGGTAATCCCAGGCTATCTTGCTTTGGACTAATGAAGAATAGCCGAGATGGCAAAAGTTACAGCACCAATTTGGCTTTTACCCCTCCAGAATACTTGAGAACTGGTAAAAGCACTGTTTCTAACAGCATCCCAGATCTATGAACAAATACAAATTGATATTCtgtttataaattaaatgaCTTGAAACTGATATATTGTATCACTTAGAGTAGATGTCTAGTTCAATAAGAACAATTAAGTAGAAGATTGTAAGAATGTTGCTTATGCTTAACAGGTAGAGTGACAGCTGAGAGTGTAGTGTACAGCTTCGGGACGCTCTTGTTAGATCTTCTGAGTGGCAAACATATTCCTCCAAGTCATGTAAGTCTTTACCCCAACCCCCAGTTAATGTATCTTATTTTCTTGGTTACTTGTAGTAGTCATAGTAATATGCATAATGTTCCTATCTGGATCTGCTAAACTGTCTAACATTGCTGCTCCTTTCGGAGCTCATCGAACCAATGAGTCTTCAGTTTGCAAACCTTACCATCTGGATATCATTTGGCTTTTCAAAACTAACTTTTTTTCTTTGATCCTTATTCATAATCTCTAATTTGTGGATTTATTCAACTGTGTAACTTGCTTTTAGGCGCTGGATCTGATTCGCGGCAAAAATTTCCTCATGTTGATGGATTCTGCTCTTGAGGGTCATTTTTCAAAAGATGATGGAACTGAATTAGTGCGATTAGCTTCCCGTTGCTTACAATATGAAGCTCGTGAGAGGCCGAATGCGAAGTCCCTTGTCACTTCACTTTTGTCCCTCCAAAAAGAAGTAGAGGTAGGTACTATAGTTGATTGAATTAACTTCAAATTGGCAAGTCATTGTTTCTTTTTTGCCCCACATTGTTATAGTTATTGGTCTGCGTCTGGCTCGTTAACAAATAGGCTACAAATTCCTCATGCAATGACGTTTTTATCAGGTTCCGTCTCACATTTTGATGGGTATAGTGCACGAAACTGCATCATCAACACAACAGTTGTCGTTAACTCCTTTCGGGGAGGCATGCTTGAGAGTAGATCTTACAGCAATTCATGAAATACTTGAGAAGATTGGATACAAGGACGATGAAGGGATTGCCAACGAGGTTTTGCTTATACATATGCATATCCATTACCTGTTTTCTTAATCATCTACAAAATTAAGTTGCTAAACTCGAATATCTTGTGTTCTTGCCTCGCAGCTTTCTTTTCAAATGTGGACCAATCAAATGCAGGAGACATTAAACTCTAAGAAGCATGGAGATACCGCTTTCCGAGCTAAGGATTTTTCAACTGCCATTGATTGCTATACACAAGTAACTGCTTTGATCCTGCAGTTTTATGTTATAATCATGGCTGATAATGAATCATGTTGGTTAGTCTTAGTCCTAAAAAAGCTAAATTTCGGAGTGTTGCTGTTTGCAGTTTATTGATGGTGGAACTATGGTGTCACCGACAGTTTATGCGAGGCGTTGCTTATCTTACTTGATGAATGAGATGGGACAAGAAGCACTTGGGGATGCAATGCAAGCCCAAGTGATATCTCCAGATTGGCCAACTGCTTCATACCTTCAAGCAGCTTGTCTGTTCAGCCTTGGAATGGAGACTGATGCACAAGAAACACTCAAAGATGGGACAAGTTTAGAAGCCAAAAGGAACAAAAACTGAAAGTGTATaggtttcttttttttttttccacttTTTTTCCTCTTTAGTTTTGTGTAGTTTAATCAATGTATGCTTTTCTCCCAccattttctttgcttttgttGAAATTAGAAGATGAGGATTTTTCATTGTTTGTTttgataaattatatttaagcTGAATGTCAATCTCTTGAATGcaacatttatttttattgctGCATTAGATTTTTTGAATCAAAGATTGGGACGCGATGGCAGgctggacatcccaactaggttgacaCCCCAGCACAAACCACCAACCCGAGTAATattgaaaaaaaggaaaatctGTACAAAGAGAGAGGAGGAGAGAAGAGAAATTAAAGGAAACGAATATGAGTTACGTTACAAATGTCATCAAACACTAAAGCTTGACAAAAATGTGGCGCCGAGTGCCACCAGTTCAGAGAAAAGGCCAATTTACCGAATCCTGCAAAGCGATCCGCTGCTTGATTTCCTTCCCTGAAAATATGAGTAATTCGCCATTGCATAGCTGAGAGCCTGGACAGACAACGGGTCCACTCACGTCTAATGCTCCACGAAACGTCATTAGAGTTGCTACTGAGAAGCCGAACCGCATAAGTCGAGTCCGATTCAATCCACAAATTCCTCCAATTTCTGTCCCAAGCTGCATCAATAGCATATATAATTGCTCTAAGCTTAGCCACATGAGCAGAATCACCCGATATAGGAAACACGAAGCAACCAACCACAAACCCCCTATTATTTCTGAATACACCCCCCGCTTCCGCGTTTCCCGTTTGGCTGTCAGCGGCTCCGTCCGTGTTGACCTTCAGCCAATTGATCGGAGGCGGACACCATCTTACCACGGCAAAATCTGGCTCGACTGTTTGTCTGCTGTTAGGCGATAAATTCATGCATtctttaacaaaaaaaacagCAACTTACTACAtaaaatttggattgaagggagatcGGAGTCAAAGATAATTTTGTTTCTAGTAGTCCATATAAACCAGATGCAAGTAATCACAGCACAATTCCAGGCTCTTCTAATTCCACGACTAACCTGCACAGCTCGGATTTTGTTGAAAAAATCGGCGAAATCAGCTCCGCTACAAACTGCCACTCCA is drawn from Euphorbia lathyris chromosome 9, ddEupLath1.1, whole genome shotgun sequence and contains these coding sequences:
- the LOC136206976 gene encoding phosphatidylinositol:ceramide inositolphosphotransferase 1; amino-acid sequence: MGFELLWKWWLSENNYEENKMTLYIGREASKLWKRICSETTTELTLLFENWKYLLAGLICQYIHGLAARGVHYLHRPGPTLQDAGFFLLPELGQDKGYISETLFSTLFLCFVLWTFHPFICKSKKIYTVLIWCRVLAFLVASQFLRIITFYSTQLPGPNYHCREGSKRARLPRPESVLEVLVIDFRGIVYGCGDLIFSSHMIFTLVFVLTYQKYGSQRFIKQLGWLVAVVQSLLIVASRKHYTVDVVVAWYTVNLVVFFIDKKLPELPDRSTGATSLMLPLSNKDRDSKNKEENHKLINGNAGDPADWGRPRSQVNGKIVEDPKTVNGDSDAMNGV
- the LOC136206975 gene encoding serine/threonine-protein kinase BSK5, producing MGARCSKFSLCWFHPHLKSSVLEASDLENGGKNEKEIWPSFTEFSLDQLKASTSGFSSDNIVSEHGEKAPNVVYKGKLDNDRWIAVKRFNRMAWPDSRQFLEEARSVGTLRSERLANLIGFCCQGDERLLVAEFMPHETLAKHLFHWDSQPMKWAMRLRVALYLGEALEYCSSKGRALYHDLNAYRVLFDKDGNPRLSCFGLMKNSRDGKSYSTNLAFTPPEYLRTGRVTAESVVYSFGTLLLDLLSGKHIPPSHALDLIRGKNFLMLMDSALEGHFSKDDGTELVRLASRCLQYEARERPNAKSLVTSLLSLQKEVEVPSHILMGIVHETASSTQQLSLTPFGEACLRVDLTAIHEILEKIGYKDDEGIANELSFQMWTNQMQETLNSKKHGDTAFRAKDFSTAIDCYTQFIDGGTMVSPTVYARRCLSYLMNEMGQEALGDAMQAQVISPDWPTASYLQAACLFSLGMETDAQETLKDGTSLEAKRNKN